A region of Anolis carolinensis isolate JA03-04 unplaced genomic scaffold, rAnoCar3.1.pri scaffold_7, whole genome shotgun sequence DNA encodes the following proteins:
- the dtx2 gene encoding probable E3 ubiquitin-protein ligase DTX2 isoform X1 codes for MAALPGTSAGPPPLPDPGAAVWEWQDECGHWRPYCSGVCGYIEQSFQALSAKGRRSLGTWPLQGSIPLGQADPALAPYVIDLPSLTQFRQDTGTMRLVRRHVFPLDSAAGQGVVWEWQNDEGGWFPYEMNVCVHLEQAFAFKSPQVDLGPFGYNYGIDFASLTQTNKVTGYQRRIRRRLDSPYPMATTAGLPPVPLAPPPHAGPPCSCQQCLPNSGPGPIATRYRHSMLNLPGPSAGSGPRPFAGMQGVAGRTAGLGHSPVGFVPYSKPILCGARSMPKLSVHSLGAAPQPPAVGGPNPLHGAPKAVSIPKLPVSMSRPSKVSQALSGMMAFLMSIPGLPVQLVQAQRGSRKRPAVVKGGKAVALSPEDVVKKYVQELKPPPADEDCIICMEKLSAPSGYSDSCESQCLQPESVGRLDRCGHTFHLLCVLAMYTSGNKDGSLQCPSCKTIYGEKTGTQPSGKMAVSILPESLPGHEDCGSLEIMYLIHKGIQGPEHPNPGLPFTARGFPRYCYLPDNEKGRKVLALLKLAWRRRLIFTVGTSSTTGESNTVVWNEIHHKTEMNSNLSGHGYPDPNYLDNVLAELAAQGVTEDGLRP; via the exons ATGGCCGCGTTGCCGGGAACCTCCGCTGGGCCTCCTCCTCTTCCGGACCCAGGGGCTGCGGTGTGGGAGTGGCAGGACGAGTGTGGGCACTGGAGACCGTACTGCAGCGGCGTGTGTGGCTACATCGAGCAGTCCTTCCAGGCCCTGTCGGCGAAGGGCCGGCGCTCGCTGGGGACCTGGCCCTTACAAGGCAGCATCCCCTTGGGGCAAGCAGACCCCGCCTTGGCCCCCTACGTCATTGACCTCCCCAGTTTGACGCAGTTCCGACAAGATACAG GCACCATGCGCTTGGTGCGGCGGCACGTTTTCCCACTGGATTCGGCGGCCGGGCAAGGCGTTGTGTGGGAGTGGCAGAACGACGAAGGCGGCTGGTTCCCGTACGAGATGAATGTCTGCGTCCACCTGGAGCAAGCCTTCGCCTTCAAGAGCCCCCAGGTGGACCTTGGTCCTTTTGGATACAACTATGGGATTGACTTTGCTTCGCTCACCCAGACCAACAAAGTGACCGGCTACCAACGGCGCATCCGGAGGCGCCTGGACTCACCCTACCCGATGGCCACGACTGCGGGACTGCCTCCTGTTCCTCTTGCTCCTCCGCCTCATGCAGGACCGCCGTGTTCATGCCAGCAGTGCCTGCCCAACAGCGGGCCTGGGCCAATCGCCACCCGATACCGGCACTCCATGCTCAACCTTCCCGGCCCTTCTGCTGGGAGTGGACCCCGGCCCTTTGCTGGGATGCAGGGGGTCGCTGGCAGGACCGCGGGGCTGGGCCATTCTCCGGTGGGCTTTGTCCCTTACAGCAAACCCATCCTTTGTGGAGCTCGGTCGATGCCGAAGCTGAGCGTTCACAGTTTGGGGGCGGCACCGCAACCACCTGCAGTTGGTGGACCGAATCCACTGCATGGCGCACCCAAAGCGGTCAG CATCCCAAAGCTCCCCGTCAGCATGTCCAGGCCCAGCAAAGTGAGCCAGGCCCTTTCAG GCATGATGGCCTTTCTGATGTCCATCCCGGGACTTCCGGTGCAGCTCGTCCAAGCCCAAAGAGGCTCTCGGAAGCGCCCCGCCGTTGTTAAGGGAGGCAAAG CTGTTGCCCTCAGCCCCGAAGACGTGGTCAAGAAATATGTGCAGGAGCTGAAGCCGCCTCCCGCCGACGAG GACTGCATCATCTGTATGGAGAAACTGAGCGCTCCGTCGGGATATAGCGACTCCTGCGAGAGCCAATGCCTACAGCCGGAGAGCGTTGGGAGGCTGGACCGCTGCGGCCACACTTTCCACCTGCTCTGCGTTCTGGCCATGTACACCAGCGGCAACAAG GATGGCAGCCTGCAGTGCCCGTCCTGCAAGACCATCTACGGGGAGAAGACGGGCACGCAGCCCAGCGGGAAGATGGCCGTCTCcatcctcccagaatccctccCGGGGCACGAGGACTGCGGCTCCCTCGAAATCATGTACCTGATCCACAAGGGCATACAG GGTCCGGAACATCCCAACCCGGGGCTGCCATTCACCGCCAGGGGCTTCCCTCGCTACTGTTACCTCCCGGACAATGAGAAAGGACGGAAG GTGCTGGCATTGCTGAAGCTGGCCTGGCGGAGACGGCTGATCTTCACGGTGGGGACCTCCAGCACGACAGGCGAGAGCAATACCGTGGTCTGGAATGAGATCCACCACAAGACGGAGATGAACTCCAACCTCTCGGGCCACGGATACCCGGACCCCAACTACCTGGACAATGTGCTGGCCGAACTGGCCGCTCAGGGCGTCACGGAAGACGGCTTGAGACCCTGA
- the dtx2 gene encoding probable E3 ubiquitin-protein ligase DTX2 isoform X2 — MAALPGTSAGPPPLPDPGAAVWEWQDECGHWRPYCSGVCGYIEQSFQALSAKGRRSLGTWPLQGSIPLGQADPALAPYVIDLPSLTQFRQDTGTMRLVRRHVFPLDSAAGQGVVWEWQNDEGGWFPYEMNVCVHLEQAFAFKSPQVDLGPFGYNYGIDFASLTQTNKVTGYQRRIRRRLDSPYPMATTAGLPPVPLAPPPHAGPPCSCQQCLPNSGPGPIATRYRHSMLNLPGPSAGSGPRPFAGMQGVAGRTAGLGHSPVGFVPYSKPILCGARSMPKLSVHSLGAAPQPPAVGGPNPLHGAPKAVSIPKLPVSMSRPSKVSQALSAVALSPEDVVKKYVQELKPPPADEDCIICMEKLSAPSGYSDSCESQCLQPESVGRLDRCGHTFHLLCVLAMYTSGNKDGSLQCPSCKTIYGEKTGTQPSGKMAVSILPESLPGHEDCGSLEIMYLIHKGIQGPEHPNPGLPFTARGFPRYCYLPDNEKGRKVLALLKLAWRRRLIFTVGTSSTTGESNTVVWNEIHHKTEMNSNLSGHGYPDPNYLDNVLAELAAQGVTEDGLRP, encoded by the exons ATGGCCGCGTTGCCGGGAACCTCCGCTGGGCCTCCTCCTCTTCCGGACCCAGGGGCTGCGGTGTGGGAGTGGCAGGACGAGTGTGGGCACTGGAGACCGTACTGCAGCGGCGTGTGTGGCTACATCGAGCAGTCCTTCCAGGCCCTGTCGGCGAAGGGCCGGCGCTCGCTGGGGACCTGGCCCTTACAAGGCAGCATCCCCTTGGGGCAAGCAGACCCCGCCTTGGCCCCCTACGTCATTGACCTCCCCAGTTTGACGCAGTTCCGACAAGATACAG GCACCATGCGCTTGGTGCGGCGGCACGTTTTCCCACTGGATTCGGCGGCCGGGCAAGGCGTTGTGTGGGAGTGGCAGAACGACGAAGGCGGCTGGTTCCCGTACGAGATGAATGTCTGCGTCCACCTGGAGCAAGCCTTCGCCTTCAAGAGCCCCCAGGTGGACCTTGGTCCTTTTGGATACAACTATGGGATTGACTTTGCTTCGCTCACCCAGACCAACAAAGTGACCGGCTACCAACGGCGCATCCGGAGGCGCCTGGACTCACCCTACCCGATGGCCACGACTGCGGGACTGCCTCCTGTTCCTCTTGCTCCTCCGCCTCATGCAGGACCGCCGTGTTCATGCCAGCAGTGCCTGCCCAACAGCGGGCCTGGGCCAATCGCCACCCGATACCGGCACTCCATGCTCAACCTTCCCGGCCCTTCTGCTGGGAGTGGACCCCGGCCCTTTGCTGGGATGCAGGGGGTCGCTGGCAGGACCGCGGGGCTGGGCCATTCTCCGGTGGGCTTTGTCCCTTACAGCAAACCCATCCTTTGTGGAGCTCGGTCGATGCCGAAGCTGAGCGTTCACAGTTTGGGGGCGGCACCGCAACCACCTGCAGTTGGTGGACCGAATCCACTGCATGGCGCACCCAAAGCGGTCAG CATCCCAAAGCTCCCCGTCAGCATGTCCAGGCCCAGCAAAGTGAGCCAGGCCCTTTCAG CTGTTGCCCTCAGCCCCGAAGACGTGGTCAAGAAATATGTGCAGGAGCTGAAGCCGCCTCCCGCCGACGAG GACTGCATCATCTGTATGGAGAAACTGAGCGCTCCGTCGGGATATAGCGACTCCTGCGAGAGCCAATGCCTACAGCCGGAGAGCGTTGGGAGGCTGGACCGCTGCGGCCACACTTTCCACCTGCTCTGCGTTCTGGCCATGTACACCAGCGGCAACAAG GATGGCAGCCTGCAGTGCCCGTCCTGCAAGACCATCTACGGGGAGAAGACGGGCACGCAGCCCAGCGGGAAGATGGCCGTCTCcatcctcccagaatccctccCGGGGCACGAGGACTGCGGCTCCCTCGAAATCATGTACCTGATCCACAAGGGCATACAG GGTCCGGAACATCCCAACCCGGGGCTGCCATTCACCGCCAGGGGCTTCCCTCGCTACTGTTACCTCCCGGACAATGAGAAAGGACGGAAG GTGCTGGCATTGCTGAAGCTGGCCTGGCGGAGACGGCTGATCTTCACGGTGGGGACCTCCAGCACGACAGGCGAGAGCAATACCGTGGTCTGGAATGAGATCCACCACAAGACGGAGATGAACTCCAACCTCTCGGGCCACGGATACCCGGACCCCAACTACCTGGACAATGTGCTGGCCGAACTGGCCGCTCAGGGCGTCACGGAAGACGGCTTGAGACCCTGA